Genomic segment of Tachysurus fulvidraco isolate hzauxx_2018 chromosome 22, HZAU_PFXX_2.0, whole genome shotgun sequence:
TCATCATATAACATCTCCtacaagtaaaaacaaatgtagCACTCGTTTGTTTCACGTGACCTCAATGTATTCTTCTGAAACGAAGAAAGTCAAAGTAACAAACTTACATGTTGACTAAATTGTGACTTTCTGAAGACAGaaattcaaaaaataaaatacatttcaggaACGAATGTTGGAACACGCATTAACCAAAAGTTCTGTGCGAGGGTGCAAATTAGTCAGAGGTTGTGGTGGGACGAGTGGACATCTGAGGGAGAGACATACCAAGTAGACAAGAACACACATATGCTCTTTAGGGAGCCAGTGGAAGAGGTCTGCTGGGTTACTGGGCAAAATTTCGTCATCTTGGAGTGTCGAGATAGTCTGAATGCACTGCTGCAGCTGCTTTAAACATGGCTTCACGCttttcacctacacacacaaacacacacaatatgaacTCATTTAAAAGCGATCAAGGATTTATGAAGCAATTATTGTTCCTAGGTCGAAGAtcaaaaagatttaaatattcgttgtaaaatgtttaataatctaagtaatatatttttactgaCTCAATGCTATAAAGGTCTATTAAATACACAGAGAACCTCATATGACATTAGGCTGTATTTAAAATCAAATCTAACCTTAATAACTACTCAAATTCCTTTATTCGATCGCATTTGCAAAGTGTTAATCCAGAATATGAGGGCTATAAATATTTAgttaccttttatttattttttcaacaacaacaaaaaaatctgccAATAAAATTAACGATGACCTGTCAAGCATCTCTGCAAGCCAAACTGTGACACGCAGCTTAAAGGTAGACATACTGACCTGACCGGCATCCAGGTAATGTGTGACCTGCAGCACCAGGAAAAAGACACGGAGGGATTCCTTCTGTATGGGGTTTCCCTGCCAGTTCTCTACAATCTGCCCACACAATGTGAGCAAAGGATGCACCTCCTGTAGCTTACGTTCCATCAGCAGCAACTGCGTATGCGCCAAAAACACATCATATAATCaacatacaattaaattaaaattgtgtAGACAAACCTAGCACTGCTACAGTTCACTTATCAGCAGTATTATTCCAAAGAGAAattggtatgtgtgtgggtgtgtgaatgGACCGAGAGGCAACAAACAAACTCACCATCCCTTTACTCAGAAGAAACAGAGCTCTGTGAAGAGATCGGGACAATAAATAACTATTCATGGTAATTCTTCTGTATATTAACACCTCCTCTATTCTAAAACCAATATATAACAGTTATTCATACCTGGTATATTCTGAGCCGACAACCCTGGCATATTCAGCACCTACACCCAATAAGTCACACGCAGACACCAAGTCCTTCTCTAGTGTGTGTAGTTGctagaaacaaagaaataaattgaTCAAACCTCAGAATAACTTCCAAAAGACTGTTCCTGCAGTCATTTTTCTGTTAATAATCTATAAAGTATTATGCAGAGGAAAATAAGCATCTACTTACCGCTAGTTGGAACAACAATCTGCAGTGCCAATAGGGAGTCTGCTGGGAAATCTGGATGGCTTTGCGTAGTAAAGGCTTAGCAGAATCAACCAAATTCtagaaaggaaacaaacaaacaaacaaacaaaaaagccatATTTTATACAACTTCAGTATTTTAACAATTTGTAATAACTTACACCAAATCCTGAAACCATACAGGTGCATTGTGCATCCAGACCAAACAATTTAATACACAGAGCAGAAAAACATTCAGAAATGTTCTGATGAAGGATGTGTATAGTACAGAAACTGCATCAataatttattgttctgtgttttaAGCTTGGCCATTGCTTGGTTTCATTTTGGATTCGGTAGGAGACAACGGACACATGTCCGTTAGGATGGAATATATTACCTAGAGTTATTTCTTCTGCTAAATTCATAGAGGTTAAAATGCCAATTCCCTGACAGTGTCCATTGAGATGGGACTAAgatcacagatacacactcataaAAATTCTGACACCTAATTTCCTAATGTAAACCTGATTACAACAGGAATTCACTAAACTAAAGGTCACGACCTCATACAGGGTCACTTAATTCACAAACGGGGTCCACAATCTCCTGGTTTGTTTTACTAATTTACTTTGCAAATgattttctatctctctctctctctgcaagAATAATTCACATTATGAATATTTCTTCCAAGCCATGAAAAGCTTGGATTccagaaaattatttaaatcaaaCTCCTGGCTCCTTGACATCTGATAAGTAACAACACGTCGAGTAAAAAGAGCAGAGATATGGCAAGCAATCTGCCAAAGCTAGAAGAAACACGCTCAAACGAGCTGTTCGTAGAATACAAAATAGGTTCGGGGTAGTTTATATAGACATATTTAGGTTTTTGCACACAAGCTATAAGAGAACATTAACATCACATACATATAAAGCTGATTCCTGATACTTTTGATCCATCATCTTAACTTTCAGCGTTTGTTCATTTTTGCTGATAAAAGAACATCCGTGAAACccaaatgatataaataaaactttgtaaATCTTAAAAAGGTAATGGTGTAGAATGTGTAGAATACTCACCTGttggcaataaagctctgaGAGAAGACTGGCAGCTTCAAATTTAACATCTTCAAACTGGGGGACCTGGGAAATGTGGTTAAGGAGATTTCTGCATCTGCAAACTGCATCTTTATCAGGATTTGTCTTGAGGAGCTCAAAAGTCTCAGAAGTCTTTATAATGAATTCACACAACTGACAGTTTACAGAATCACACATCGAACACAACACgttttatacctttttttctttcttttcattgtaAACATATAAAGGATACTTGTTGCGAGATGAaccactgaaagaaaaaaagggattCGATCAGATAATGAATTAACatgttacacacaaacagggGAAAAACTACTATTTGTAGTATCAAGAATAAAAACTGGAAGATACAAATGTACGAAGACGAAGAAAACTAGCTCACGTTAGCAAAAGGTACATTTTAATGAGCGACTTCATTACAGAACCCGTTGAATAGGACATGTGATTGTTGCCATTAACTCATTATTAAGTCATTAGATGTCGAAAAGATACAGAAGAACGACTGCTGAACCCTTATACGAGTTTTATACATAATGTATCTAACCCAGCTATCCTAGCTAAAGTGTTCCTACAACGGCGCTCCCACTAACGAGGCCTAGGTGTCCGGCTTCTCCGCCACATCCTCGGTGTTTCCTTCGAGCTCTTACCGCTTTCTCGAGATGATTCCGGGCGAGGTCGCTGTTCTTGGTGTGGTGATAGAGGACCGAGCCGAGCTGAAGGTGCGTTCTGGCTTCGACTCTTTGTGGAGGTTTGAACTGAAATACAGCCTGGAGACAGTGCACGCAGAGGCGAATTTTAGGAGGACTAGAAGTGCGGAAATGTTCAGCAAAACCAAGTAAGGCAAGATACCAGGACTCTGGGGCCTCTCCGCCAGTCGCCATTTTGacgacaataacaacaaaaacaaccgCGGCCTAAACGAGACTGTTCTAAATCTCGCGAGATTTGGACACGGGATTTTGGGACACCAGTGGATTTAGGGGCATTGTTAGGAAACAGGATGATCCTGACAGCTAAGTGTGATTCTGTGCTAcatccaataaataaataaatagacataaatgtatataaataaatataaatacaataaatacaaaaaataaatgtaaataatatatatatatataataaatataactaaaagtaattaaattaaatttttttaaattatttttttattaaaaacatacattgtttttaaagtaaagtatttaattttattggatttgatttttcatatttatcGAACAACTGAATAACAAAATCTGCAGGCTGGACATCATTATATAAcataaacaagacaaaaatacacagaattcGAGGACCAATAAAACTTTAATGGGACGTCAGAGCACATTACAATCAATCAATGTTTTgagaacaaacataaaataaacgGTATCATTATTGTAATGAGTTTCGATCATGTCAAGAATGTcatatttcagtatttctacagggaaatgttaaaatgtttaaccGTATCCTAGTTGGCAAGCAGGACTGAAGTGAACGTTTTTAATCTTCTGACAAATGCTATCCAGGTGTGTATTTCAGACTACAGACTGAAGGAAAGGTgtcaaacaagaaaaacaaaatctgttGTAGTACAATGTGTCTTCAATAATATGGCCTCCTTGGATTATTCTAGTGGagggaaaagagaagagagagattaGGAAATATCAAAAAGCAGTGCAAAATAAGTTTCCTAAAGAACAACATCTCCTCAAAATTTAGCCCGTTTATCTGAATACAAGACATCTTGTGCACTTTATGATAGCATCTTAATGCTGTctgtattcatttatataatatagtataataataacaataataaaaaatattattgttattattattattattattattattattattattattattataaataaatatctataatatatataaataaaacatttatttatttatttattttttacatttttccaatttgttttcacttttttttttaaattactgaaTCAACTGTTACAATGccaattaaaattatttttgattCTTATTCACTCAAATTATCTTCCTATTTGGGgaaagtgtgtaatgtgctgCTTGTATTACCATTTAGGAATAATCTATGTGCTGTGATGCTTTTTGAGCTTGTGTATCGCTTAATTGTGTGTAAGATTGATATTCACTTGATATTCACAAAAGCTAAAAAGTTCAGGGAAAATATTTcacaccaataaaaaaaaaggcagagctTTTGTTCTTAATCACTGCATTATGATCCTATATCATTTGCTCCAAATGTAACACAATTCTATAAGAGACAGACATCGTAACAAATAAATTCACAGTACTGACCAAAGGGTTCGGTCTGAAACGGTAAGCCAGCATCATTCTCTTGCGGAAAGCATCATATTCGTCATCGTTTTTGCTTAGTTCAGCAGGTCGGTCCACTCCAAAGCCTGCACCATCTACGGCTGTAGTGCCTCTGGAATACAagaatatacacagacacaaatgaaGAGACATTGTACAGTACTTATAAAGCTGCACTCAGTCACATGTCTGAATTACAAGAATATTAATCTCCAACATTTCTATATTGCAGTTGATGATGTCATTACTCATAAATCATCACCCAAGTAATATAGAAAAGTGGATTGTGTTTActgacacactgcagtgaagCAATCATCACCTTTATAATCAAAGGTATTATATGAGAGTTTAATCAAGTCTGACAAGTCTTgaagtgttgtttttatttccatctaCAACAAGCAATCACTAATGTTGACCTGTTGACTGGGTTCTTGATCCCCTGACTATCGGAGCCCAGGCCTTCTCCCTCTTTCCAGCCCATCTTCATCAGCATCTTGAAACCGATGTTCTCTACGGTCAGCTTGAACTCTTTGTACTCGGAGTAATCTGGATCTCTGCCTTCCTATACATCCACAGCAGCAGAACACAAAGTCATTTGtaagagattttattattaaatatagtaGACAGATATACAGCAACAACACACAAATGTATCTGAACCTCTGAGGCCTatacatgtatttttaaaagtgtATGTTTTCAGAGAACATCTTCCAGGATTGTGgcatatttgaatttttttaaataagaatgaaaaaaaaaacaaaaacaaaaaaacacctgtCTCTGTAGTTCTACAGGAGTGTatttgtgattataaataatttctgaGCAAGAAAGGTTTCCATAAATGTGGTTAGTATGAGAGAGGATAAAACGATGTTTTCAGTAGTTTCgggtatcaaaagaaatgtTCCGGTTCCGATTCTggttccagttctgccttacgattcccggttctgattccgattccataataaaagaaatgtgaaacatAATGCACgatacttaaacaattccatttgtgtttattaatcactctttaaatattttaaacagagcatttcaattcatatcattttaaattgaaataaatccaacatcaaatttaacatccagaattacaacttagcaaaacagttagcaatttttctgaagaaaaattaacacgcctgctttctctgggagaagacgagacctttcctggcttattgtatctccagctgtggagaaaaccctctcggagggggtagatttgcttcattgttgtagctttgggaATGAATCCaaactttagacttttttagacatgtttaacacaaagcgaacctcagcacagcagcacgagtgactgatttctgtggtaagctgcgttaatttggttgcgtgactgtaaacagtgtaaattaATATTCAGGAGGTAAGACGTGTCcgctcccagcgctttgccAGTCATCGCATCGGAACCGTGTTTGGAACCGAAATTTAAAAATTCTGCGCATTTCCGGAtcctgttaaaaaacagaaccgGTTCTCGGTTCCCAACACTAGTTTTCAGCAATAGTCAAAAACACATGACAAGGTTGTTGTGTAGCTGTAAGGGCTGATTTACGGTTCTACAAAGACGAGTCTCACCTTCAGAGCCTTAAACGTTTCCATGAACTTCTCCAGCTCGTCCGGTGGCAAAAAGTCGCCAATAAAATGCTTTCCTTTCCCCATCTCGGTCAGCTGCTCAGCCCACTCTGCACCGAAAGACATCACATGATTTaaattgcaataataataagttaGTAGGATCACAACTGCTAGCTGGTATCCATCACAATATGAGTGAATATCAAATTGCACCAAAACTCTATTTCTGTTAGAGGAACTGCTAGTTGTAACCCTCGTGTCCAAAAACAAATGGCTGACCCCTTGTTTTTTCCATCTCCATCTTTCGGAGCCGGTGTTCCCAGGTGCCGTGCCTGTTGTCGATCTCCTCGTCGCTATCGTACTCGTGCTGGTGATCACGCACAGCCTTTTCCCACATCAGCTGCATATCCTGCATCGCCTTCTTGTGTTTCATGATCATATCGAACATCTCCTGCATCTGGGTGcatgttacacaaacacaatgtctAATGCAACAGTTAACAGAGTTAACAAGAACATCTTGTACATCTCGTTCTGAATGCATACTTAATATAGCCATAATAACAgctgtaaaatgtcaaaatgttaaATAGGTCTAGTGAAAGGTTTAACGTAGGTGAAAGTTTACAAATAAGTGCACACcgtattattaacattataacgAAATCTTGCTAAATTCAACAGTCTAAACTTTACTGTGGCTAAAAAAAACTTCTCTTCTTGTGATTTGTCTAAGAAAGAGGCTGAATTTCCACTTTCCCTTTTGGCAATGTGTagcatttttcctttttcatcaAAATGTCTTAAGAGCCCATTTTCCAAAACAGTacagtttggtgtgtgtgtgtgtttgtgtacgtgtgtgtgtttgtgtgcgtgtgtgtgtttcataccTCCTGCTGTTCTTTAAGTTGTTTCCTCTGATCCTCAGAGAGCTCTGTGACCCCCACCAGACCAACCGGCTTCCCTTTCTTATAACCCAATCCTATCAGATCCTGCTCTGtaattcagacacacacacacacacacacacacacacacacacacacacacacacacagacaaacacacacacagacaaacacacacacacagacaaacacacacacacacacacacacacacagacaaacacacacacacacacacacacagacaaacacacacacagacaaacacacacacacacacacacacagacaaacacacacacacacagacaaacacacacacacacacagacaaacacacacacacacagacaaacacacacacacacagacaaacacacacacacacagacaaacacacacacacagacaaacacacacacacagacaaacacacacacacagacaaacacacacacagacaaacacacacacacagacaaacacacacacacagacaaacacacacacacagacaaacacacagacagacaaacacacagacagacaaacacacagacagacaaacacacagacagacaaacacacagacagacaaacacacagacagacaaacacacagacacacacacacacacacacaaacacacacacagacaaacacacacacagacaaacacacacacagacaaacacacacacacatgccagtAAACACACATGTACCTTTGATTATTACGCTGTGTACATGGCTAAGCCTGTACTTACACAGCAGCACAGAAACATCTGCTGCTTGACTTTTCCCAAACTGCTTCGCTTCATTTCAGAGACCCAACTACGCAGAAGAAGAGCTCTAAACAACCATACAGGACTGTGTGTATATTCTAATCACATGTCTAGTATCTGTCCATCTGTCGAGATATTTATTAAAGGACACAAACATGGTAGCGTACCAGACAGCGTGGGTGCATCAGGATCTGGCTTAACCACTTGAGGGATGATGACAGAAGGAACCGGCAGCTCCACTCGGTCATCCTCAGATCCCCAGCGACTCTTCCTCTTGCGCTTTGCACCTGCAGTAGCTCCGTCCTGATTCTGCTCTGTTTGGGGTGAACCGAGGTTGTAGGGAGTTGGTGGAGTTGTAACCGGGCGCTTGGTGCCTGAAGAGAACTCGCCACTGGGTGGTGATGCAGATTGGCTATTGGACTGATGGTATTCCTCCACTTTGGACTTGTAGAAGTGGTGAGCTGGACTTTGGTGATCATACAGGAAGCTAGAGAAGGGACATTAGTCTCGGTCATATGCTTAAACCAATACAGTTTAAATATAAGCTTGATATACGGTCTGTTTGAATCTTTTTAGCCTAGTCTAATAAAGTTTTGAACCCGATTAGGGAAAGTAAAAGCAGTAAGTGCGTGCTGGTGGTGCACATCGACGTGACACGATGGTACGGAATTACGCAACATTCTGTGAACAGACCATAACGTGAACTGAAGTGTGAGAAGTCTCACCTGAAGGTGGGGTTTTCGAGGTTGTGTTTGATAGCGATGGCCTCCACCTCTGGCCCTCCGTCGGCCACGAAGCGGGCCAGCTTCTCCGCCACCTTCTTTGTTTCCTCGTCCACTGAGGGGGAGACTTTAAGCAGCTTATCAGTACTGGGACTCAATTCAAACTACTACTCAACTGCCTCAAATCAGTCTACTGCAGGTGGAGGGATAAAAGAGGGAGGGGGCGGCACGTAGGTAATCTGTGAACCTCTCTCAACGCTCAGCGAGACTGATCTTTATTTGTAATGACTCTTCTATTAATACGCATGTATTGAAACAGCTGGAGAACTAGAAttgcgctcgctctctcgcttaCAGACACAATTTCAAATTGACGTAGAAGGGTAAAAACATGGATGTTCTCTTACCATCAAACGGTGTAGATGATCTGTGCGTCTCTTTTCTAAGTCGTGCTACTTTCTTGCGAAAGTACAGATATTCCTTGCTGTCTCTCTCAAACAAGAACCTGCAGGGGGGGACatggattatatttaaatgtccaTCATAGATAAAAGGAGATGAATGTAGGAAGTTAGGAGataccacatactgtatgtaaccaCATGCTCAATGGACTTACGAGAACATGGGATTGTCCTTGTAGTCTTCCACAGCTTTCCTCTCAAGCTCTGGCCCGCCTTCGGCAACGAAAGCAGCCAACCGGTTGATGATGCGGACCAAATCTTCATCCTCTGGGGGGGAAACTTTAAGCAGGCTATGAGTACGCCGCCTTaactcacacattcacaactGCATACTAATAAAACAGGACACGAAGTGCGGCACGCTGTGAAACACGCAGTCTCCACCGGAGCAACACGTTTCGAAAGATCATGTTACAATAcaagctcaaaaaaaaaaaaaaagacacacaaaaattaTTTCTTAAATCAAAACTAGATTTGCATGAAGAGAAAATTCAGCACAATGCTGTCCAATCAAACTTTTTGCATTTGCATACCAAgtcaaaaacaacagaatactGGGAGCATAGATTCCAGGAGCCATAAATATAATGGAAATATAATCAGAAAATATGTCGACCTAAATATGTGgagcaaaatacagaaacaaaaaatcTAATACAGCAGCTAATCACTTTACatatatattgaaataaaattggTTCCTGACTACCAGATGGCAAACAGTTTAATTAACATTAGAGTATAATTAACTTCAGGCACTATTGCATAAAAGTAAACACAGACTTTAAAAAGTGCTGTTGGGTTACCTTTAATCTCCAGGTAGTATGAATCGTCGGTCTCATCCTCGTCCTCATCCTCGTCTGGTGAGCTGAAGACGCTCGGTCTGGGGATCTGAAGTGGCGTCTTTTTGGTCTGGGAGTAGCTCTTGTATTGATTGAGCATGCTGCCGACACCCAAACCGGGCCGTTTCCCGACCAGAACGTTTTTCTTCTGGCTCTGTGAGGAAGACGAGGTCCTGTTGGAGTCACTGCTGGAAGCTGCGTGTAAATCAGTACGTTATACAGGGTTATTatcttttaaacagaaatgttatCCAAACTTAGAATGAACACTTGAATGTTTAAAGGCTGCAGATCTTTagaggaaaaagacagagaacTGTAGAGCAGCGAGAACTTTATGGGATTTCACAGATATTGCTTTAAAGAGAAATCTAATTTAAAGTATGTTCTATATTTATACAACGTTAGTTTGTGTCGGTTAATTTTATTGCACGAGCGACATCCCGAGAGTGCTGatatactataaatatatttatatacatttaaatacatttatatttgcacatttttccattgtacatacaactgtctctATTATATacgtgttcatttcttatcattgccattctgtttacactgtggagctcctgtactagaacaaattcctcataTGTGAAAACATATTTGGCagtaaagacctttctgattctgctAAATAACACTGGGACATCTCGCTGATTAGAGCACTCTAATTGCCTGCGATTGCCAAATAAAAGTTCGTCTCTAGCGTTGGTTTATAACCGAAATCATCATTACACTTGCTATGAACTGAGTCAATTTGtatgtttccatggcaacagttAACATTCTTTACAGCTGTAGATTCTTTGGAAACTGAGTTCTGTGACTgggcaaaaataaaacaaaatatttgtttcTATATTATGTCTTAAATCTGTTACTCTATATTCATTTCTAAAGGCGTATCGTTGTACTGAATGTCACCTACGGCGTAGCGCAAAGTGCTATGGATGAATAAGAGCTGTGCTGACAGTCAGTGTGAtgcacatttattaattaaactacAACACGTGTGTGTAGTGATTGTGGTACAAGTTTAGCAATTGTGCGCTTTGCAGATGTCAGAGGGGGACGTTGCTAGCGATGGAACAAtaaacgataaaataacgtgcTTGTAGTAGACAAAAAGAGACCGGAATGTTGTCAACGATGCAGGTTACGGTCAAATCCGAACCTAGTTTTATACCTAAATCTGGGTTGGATTTCTCCTTCTGCATCTTTAGAAACTGCTGAAGAAAGCTTCCATCGTTCACGAACTTGTTTGAGGACAGTGCCTGTGAATCAGGGGTACTGAAAACACAAAGGTTTTTGTTTAGAATAACAGCTTCAccacagtgatgatgatgactgttTGTTAGTAAACGAGGAGGATGAGAATGGAGAGTTGTGGAACCTTTCTTCTGGCGGCTTGCTGGGAGTCGACGGATTCTGTTTGGCTTGCTCAGCCAACTTGgcctctatttctctctttttctgtgctATGAGCTCCTCCTGACGCATTATAACGTTGAACTTGCTCTTCTGGTGAGCTGATTTACTTTTCCAGCCTCCTCgagcttaaaataaaagaagagtAACATCATCATTACTCTGAGACAGACAAATCAGTATGAAAAGAATTAAAACACTAATGAAACAGATCTTAAAATATTATCAGGTATTTTACAGGAATACTATAATAGTCGCGTTTTTTCCCCAACCTATTCCGACTGATCCCGAAGCCTACGCTGTGATTGGCTAGAAATTTACACCAACAGCCAATCAGCGGCTCGGACAGTGTTTTTTAACTAATCCAATCGCTGGGGGAGGGATCTGTACCGCAAAACGGGTAGTGTAAACCAGTGTACTCGGCTAGTTACAACGGCTAGCTCAACTTAGCCTGCTATTGCTAGCACAACAACGACTTATTTGTTGCATTTATCTACACAGAAACAACATATACGGTGTAATTGAACAACTAAATTCGTAACTTATCCATTTTTATACTTCACCTGCGTCATTTGACTCCATTTCAAGGACTTATAAAGCCAGGGTGACGCTGAAGAGGAGCGATTTTTCGGGGTCTCTTGAGAAAATAAGTGTTTACCCGTAAGCTGAAAGGTTTACAAGCGCCATCTAGCGGAACGGCGggttagatttttaattaaagaaaaagaaccaTACAATCCGAAAGGAAAGACAGTAGGAGCGCAAATAAAAGACGTAAAATAACTATATAATAAGAACAATCAAGTCACAGCTTACTTTACTTTACCTTACCTTACATTACCTTCTTTactttaccttaccttactttaccttaccttactttacattaccttctttaccttaccttaccttactttaccttaccttactttactttaccttcttttctttactttacattaccttactttactttaccttaccttaccttactttaccttaccttacttTACCTAACCTTACTTAactttaccttaccttactttacattaccttcttttctttactttaccttactttaatttactttactttaccttaccttaccttactttactttaccttactttaatttactttacCTTACTTTACATTACCTTCTTTACTTTACCTTactttaccttaccttaccttaccttactttaccttaccttacttTACATTACCTTCTTTACTTTAccttcttttctttactttacattaccttactttactttaccttaccttactttaccttaccttactttaccttaccttactttaccttactttactttactttaccttACTTTACATTACCTTCTTTACTTTACCTTactttaccttaccttaccttaccttaccttactttaccttaccttactttactttaccttcttttctttactttaccTTACTTTACATTACCTTCTTTACTTTACCTTactttaccttaccttactttaccttaccttactttaccttaccttacttTACCTTACCTTAATTTactttaccttaccttacttTACATTGccttcttttctttactttacattaccttactttactttaccttaccttactttaccttaccttacct
This window contains:
- the sugp1 gene encoding SURP and G-patch domain-containing protein 1 isoform X2 — its product is MRQEELIAQKKREIEAKLAEQAKQNPSTPSKPPEESTPDSQALSSNKFVNDGSFLQQFLKMQKEKSNPDLASSSDSNRTSSSSQSQKKNVLVGKRPGLGVGSMLNQYKSYSQTKKTPLQIPRPSVFSSPDEDEDEDETDDSYYLEIKVSPPEDEDLVRIINRLAAFVAEGGPELERKAVEDYKDNPMFSFLFERDSKEYLYFRKKVARLRKETHRSSTPFDVSPSVDEETKKVAEKLARFVADGGPEVEAIAIKHNLENPTFSFLYDHQSPAHHFYKSKVEEYHQSNSQSASPPSGEFSSGTKRPVTTPPTPYNLGSPQTEQNQDGATAGAKRKRKSRWGSEDDRVELPVPSVIIPQVVKPDPDAPTLSEQDLIGLGYKKGKPVGLVGVTELSEDQRKQLKEQQEMQEMFDMIMKHKKAMQDMQLMWEKAVRDHQHEYDSDEEIDNRHGTWEHRLRKMEMEKTREWAEQLTEMGKGKHFIGDFLPPDELEKFMETFKALKEGRDPDYSEYKEFKLTVENIGFKMLMKMGWKEGEGLGSDSQGIKNPVNRGTTAVDGAGFGVDRPAELSKNDDEYDAFRKRMMLAYRFRPNPLNNPRRPYY
- the sugp1 gene encoding SURP and G-patch domain-containing protein 1 isoform X1, which encodes MESNDAARGGWKSKSAHQKSKFNVIMRQEELIAQKKREIEAKLAEQAKQNPSTPSKPPEESTPDSQALSSNKFVNDGSFLQQFLKMQKEKSNPDLASSSDSNRTSSSSQSQKKNVLVGKRPGLGVGSMLNQYKSYSQTKKTPLQIPRPSVFSSPDEDEDEDETDDSYYLEIKVSPPEDEDLVRIINRLAAFVAEGGPELERKAVEDYKDNPMFSFLFERDSKEYLYFRKKVARLRKETHRSSTPFDVSPSVDEETKKVAEKLARFVADGGPEVEAIAIKHNLENPTFSFLYDHQSPAHHFYKSKVEEYHQSNSQSASPPSGEFSSGTKRPVTTPPTPYNLGSPQTEQNQDGATAGAKRKRKSRWGSEDDRVELPVPSVIIPQVVKPDPDAPTLSEQDLIGLGYKKGKPVGLVGVTELSEDQRKQLKEQQEMQEMFDMIMKHKKAMQDMQLMWEKAVRDHQHEYDSDEEIDNRHGTWEHRLRKMEMEKTREWAEQLTEMGKGKHFIGDFLPPDELEKFMETFKALKEGRDPDYSEYKEFKLTVENIGFKMLMKMGWKEGEGLGSDSQGIKNPVNRGTTAVDGAGFGVDRPAELSKNDDEYDAFRKRMMLAYRFRPNPLNNPRRPYY